The sequence CTGGAGTATCAGTGAAGATCCTGGATGGCTCCCGGGTGGCCTGTTGTCCACTTCTGCTCTGAAAGCAAAGCGGTAATCACAGCAGCAGGTTGTTTGGAAGTTGACGTGTGTCTTTGCTATAACCAGTTATCTGTGTAGAGTCAGGGCTTCAGGTGCCCAGGTTGGCAGGGACGCCAAGAATCACGTAGTTCAACGTTTCTTGGTTGTTTTGTATATTTGAGCTGGCCACAGAATATCCAGCTCGGGATAGTAACAGAGGTTTATCTTGACAGCTGGCAAAAGTGTCATTTTACAGAGCCAGACTTAATTCCATTTTCTACTGATAGAGAGGTGAAATATAGCTTTGTGTGATACAACTAAAGTAACACACGCTGAATGTACCATGATAAAAGAAGTGCTGGGAAGTCACTTTCTCACCAGaacttataaattaaaaatacagatctCACCATTTTATTACGACAGTCACTgacagtttataaaaaaaaattctaacataCATAAAAGCTTCAGGCCAGAAATAGTGAAAAATTGAAACAgcgtttcccccccccttccccttcccccccactccccccgtACAGATGCTGCAATACAAACTTATGTTTATTTGATTTAAATTGGCTTAATCTTGAAGTGTAGTCCAATAAGACTGAAGACTAGACACTTAAGGTCCTGGACCAGGTAGTAGAACACTCTCAAGCCTTCTGGATCCCTGCAGTGCAcaatggaaggaaggaaaaaaaaaagtcagattgaTGTTTTAAGAGACCAGTTTATAGAAGTAACCTATTAAAAAACCCAAGGCCTACAGGGAGACTTTTCAGAGATCATCTTAGACATTACCAgttttttttcatcctgcatGGACTGATAAAACAGTCTACAGTTCAAGTTTGCAAGTTGTAAGTCTTgacaaaatctgcatttttatcAAGAAAGCAAGTAGTAACATCACTTTGGATTTACAAACGACAATAGCCAGTCTTTTCAGCTTAGGTGGAACACAGAAGTCTTGGTTCTTCCAGAGACATCAGTGTCACAGTGACAGTTCATCTCAGACTCTTGAGTACACCTGAACAGGGATTCCTGCAGGAAGGTTAACTGCTCAACAAGTCTGAAAAAATAATGCATAGTGCCACAGTCTAAAAGTGTTTGGTACATTACGCAGGAACACAGAGCACTTGTGCCCCCAGGAACTGATCTGTACtttgaaataatataaaatacaagTACCTGCTAATCAGCAAGTTGTCATATAGATCATTacataaaaacaacagcaacataAAAAAGCAGAGTACGTACTTGGATTGATTTACATCAATGAGTGAACCGATTTTTGACGTGGTAAAGGAGATGTGCTCATCACCAATTACTATTTCAAGCTCCTGAAAAATAAGATTATAGGAAGTCAAACTACTGCTTTATGGTATTAGTTACAGAAATAACTAAGCACTGAGATGAGggcttttccatttttattacacAGGCGTTGAATGCAGCAGCGCTGTGAATGACATTAACTCTCATGACTAGATTACCAtgcccagcttttaaaataatatttgtttcCCCTCTTGGTTACAAACAATGCTGatgtaaagaaaacattcatttatGTTTCTAATGAGCTAACACATAAACGTTCGATCAGCTATTAGAAATGACCCTGTACACCAACCTGTCGGCCAACTCTGTCAGGAGGCGGCCACAGCGCGTCATCCTCTTTTGTGATCTCGCTGTCGTCGATGATCCTCTTCAGCTCCTCCATCACACTCTTGTGCACATAAGCCTACGAACGGCACATCATCATGGACGGTCGGCTCCGCTCGCACGGACCCTGCGCTTTGGCCCgcccgcggcccccagccccgctccgggcATGGCCCGTCggagccgcccgccccccgccgcctcccccgtaCCTCCTTTCGGATCATGACGTCGTTCTTGTAGTTGCTGTTGTTGGCGTAACGCAGCTTCCCTGACGGAGACAGGGCGGACGTTAAACCCCCCCAGCCGAGgcagcgccgggcgggcgggcgggccccagcccggccccgcgtcctcccggcagcggggagcggcccccgcccgcccgcccgctcgctcgctccctccctcccggccccggccccggccccggcccctcaccgTCGGGCCGGAACTCGAACTCGAGGAACTCGTGGCCGAACTTGCCCTTGTGCCCCACGTAGTAGCGGAGGTAGAAGTCGCTCGCCatggtcccgccgccgccgccccggcatgcgccgcggcggcgcgggccAGGCGCGTCACGGCGCGCGGGGCAGGGCGGAGAGCGCTCCCCGCTCCGATTGGTTGCGGCTGCCCcctggcgggggccgggggccgcggccgggcgcgTGAGGTCGGGGCGGGGTTCCCTCTCCCTCAGCCGGCGGCGCGAGGCGGCGCCTCGGCCGAAGCTCCGGTGGGGCGGCCCGGATACGGCCGGGTTCCCCTGCAAGACGAAGCGGTAGAGGTGAGGGGCGCCGCCTCATCCGCTTCCCTCCGGCCGACCGCCTTCCGCAGGCCAAAGGCTTGGGCCTTCGGCAGCTGGCTCCCCCTAAGGTACCTGGAACCCGGGCAGTGGACACAGAGCTGGTCCATCTTAGTACTGTTTGCAATGTTTGACAGAAAAAAGTCATCGTGGTGTTTGATTATCACCTCCCCTTTCCTCACACTGCAGCTGCCGTCGTGGCGATGGCTTGCATGCCGTCACTGACACACAGAATGGACTGAAGTCCGCGCGCAAGTATTGGTCTGTCAGTCagagtgtcgtggtttgggctgacCAGGACACAGGCCGCCCGATTGAGTCGGTAAAGGACATGCCGCATGCTTGTCCCTgaaacttgtgatttttttcctaggtggaaaatgaaaattattcacTTGTTACTAATAAAGTCTTTCTTGTAATATTTAGACGTaatagtaataaaagaaaaatgaggtgcAGCTACCCTTTTATTATGAATACAGACATTAATATTTAGCATTACTGTGTTAGAATTTGAAGCGGTTTGTGCCTCCCCTTGGGCGAAGGCAGTAACCCAGCCAGGCTGTTCCGTGGGCTGGGTTTGGCCCCCACACAGCCACTGTGCCCCCTCCTCACTGGTATGGGTTTGCTGAGTAAGCCTCATCGCCAGTCGCCTGAACTTTGAGGGCAAATGGACTTGTGGCAGTATCTGCCTTTTTGCTCTTTGGGGAACAAACGGCTGAGAGAAACAAAATAGCTGGAGACATGCCCTTTTGTAAAATATTccctgctgaaagaaaaatttaGAAACAGAGTATCTCTTGTGCTGATTACTACAAGGGACACTTTTTATTGAGGACACTGAATGGGGGAGGATGTTTTGTACAGTGGTAgtattaaaaatggattttacatTGGTGAACTTGATCTCATATAGGTGGTGCTGTGTCCTGTCCCCGGTGTAGGCAGTTGGTGCAGTGCTAATAAAGCTCACTCTGCTTACTTTAGAGTTATGGCAAGGTTAAGTCTGGCAATATTTACTATTATGAACTGAGTGGAAATAGCTGAACTGCTTCCAGACCTAATCTGTCCATGGAAATAACATAGTCTTTGGTATGGTATTGTGTAAATAATCAAATAAACCTTTTGATCTAAGTTAATTCTGCATGGAGGAAAGCCCTAGGTGTCCACATCTGGACATCACTCATACGTAAACTGACTAAACCCCCCATTGATAGGTCAGATTTGGTTGTAGTTTGTTTTTCAGGAGCCCTGTATGTTTTGTGACCTAGATCCCTTTTCTGACTATCTAGGAGCTCTAAGCTTTCACTAGTGTAGTCAAAACTAAAACATGTTGGGATTGGTGGTTGATTTAACATGCATTATTGCAGTGAGAGGCAATAcagtgtttttctggaaaaatatgaaCGTTTAAATCTAGGCACTCATAAATTAGTGGTAAGTAGCTACTTTGGATATATTATAGGATATAATTGGATTAAAATAATGGAgcaaagaaattgcatttttgtcTCATTTAACTTAAATTACTATTCGCTCAAACCTAAAGACACTATTGACTGcgcacacacaaaataaagaacaatttattATAGACTCACCAAGactgagagaagaaaataaaaagatgggtAGAGGGAGGTGAAATATTTAAGGCTCACTCTTGAACAGATTATGGGCTTCTAGTGTCATTCACTCTGTGGTGGTAGGTCAAGGTCCTTCtcctctgtgtttactgtgtttACTCAGGGTAAATTTAATCCTTACCTGTAGTTAGAAGTTAATAGAATGACATCTTCAGAGTCATTCTGCCAGATGTCATTACAAAAGTGAAGACAACTTTTGaagttagagattttttttctattggaaAACCAGAGTTATGGTTCATTTTGAAGTGAAATCCACAGAAGCACCTCAGAAGGCGTTAATGAAACAAGACAGAAGTTTGGTGAACTGAAATAACATTAGGTTAAAGATGTTCGCTAAAtaaactgtaaatttttttttttttaagtttcacaaTATATGAAGAGAGGTTTTAGagtgtaaattttaaaataaatgttaaatcacttttcttcattttacattatGGTTTGGaataatggaaatattaaatCTCGCTGAGTTTGACTGGAAGATATATTTGACTTCAGAACATACATGAGTCTTTTCTGTTCACATCAGGGATGCTAGGAGGCAATGTAGTGGAAAGCTGACCTGCAGGAGGAAGTTAGTATATGCACTTTACCTGGATTTATGTCTAGTTTACTTCAGTTTAGCTTCTCATGGTTAAGTGACTGGCACACATAAAAGATATTCACATACTACACTCACTTCTGTTTAATGAAGACTCATGTTGCACTAATCTGATTAAATGACTTTCTGTAAGCCTCATAGACTCCTCTGGTTTACAGCTTCCTGACGTTCAGTCCCTTTGGGTGCTATATTCCCACTAGAGCAGTTATGGTAAGAAAGACCTCAACTTCTGTGAATACAAAAAAGTGCTTGGCCTGTTCTGCATATTTGTTCTAAGTGTAAGCATAAGAAGAGGCCCAGTACATTGCAGAAAATGTTGGGAATCCTTTATTCCTGTTGAAAGTAAATTGGAGTTGCACTCTTTTACAGCATTTAAGGATCAAACacttaaatgtctttttattaCCTTTCATCTTCCTGAATTTTTCCATGTAAAAAAGATCTAATGTGCATATATCACCTTGTTCTGTTCCTGTCTGTCCACTCCTAGCACTGGCAGGAAGTTGACGTGGTTCACTCCTGTTCCAACTATCCAGTAAGGAGCACTTTCAGTGCCGCTCCGTGTAAGGTGTGAATCTTTGTTTAAAGACTGTTGTCCTTTTCTAGCCATGTTGTCTTGAAACTTATCACTTAATACAGTTCTAATCTTTAAAACTAACAGAGTACCAGCTAGCAAAGCCCTCTGATGCAAAGAGATGGAAGCCTTGCCAGACATAGGCATCCGATGAGGAAGTTTTTCTGGGGTGAGTTCTGTCTAAATGACTGGGACAAAGTCATGCCTGTCCTGCTCAGTTTAGTAGCTTGGGCTGTTGAATCAAAGGTCCCCATATCTTTCCCATCACAATAAACCTACCTGCATATCATTTTGTGACTTATGGCACCTTTCTGGTAAAATTTTTGAGTTTTTCTCCACAATTTAGCTGGCTATAGATAGTACCCAAAGTGTATTCATTCAAGAAAAGTGCGTTCTTTTGGAATCTCAAAGGGCAGTTTAAAATAGGTcattaaaaataactgatttcttgGCCATAATTTCATGGGTTTAGGCAGATTCTTGGTAGTAGCTCTATAAATGTGAAAAAGGATTCATTATTTTTCATATCTTAGGGCTTGAATATTCGCAGTTGCATTCTGCATTCTTTATGAATTGCCATTCTACAAAATATCTAAAAGTTGGCCCTTTAGTAGAAGAGTCCTACTGATACAGAAGTAGCTGACCAATTGCTTTCTTAACATTTACAGGTAgagcaaagaaattaaaacatgagCCTAAAAAAAGTAACATTCAAAAGTAACATTCGTATTTATACCAGGTTGAAGGACTCTTGGCGGAACTATTACCCTGCTCATGATATGAACTTGGTTGTCCCATCTAAAGGTAATTGCAAGTATAAACTTTGTATGTTCCTCAAGTACTGTCTGGTTTGACTTAcagagggtttgggtttgggttttttttttgggagaaTGACTCTACTGTAATTGGCTAAATTGGTTTATAAGCCTTTTCTGGAATATCAGTGCTTAATGCGTTGTTGTTTAAATTACTGTGTTGGAAGGAAGATCAAACTGGAATATGAGTTATCCTGAGAATCTGCGTTTAAATTCACCTGGGAGGTGTCAACTGTCTTTGAGATCTGTATACTCATTCTAACATATTTTATGATGAATGCATATTATGGATGAGAtgatagaaatgtttttttctgtgtgcgcATTAGGTTTTTTgtcttcttaaaataaatgtcatgttTGATGGCGTTACAATAGATGGTGTATTGCTACCACAGTGCTGTTTGGGTTATCTTGACACATTTGTAATGAAAAGGCATGCTATGCTTGAATGCATTGGCTTAAGGTTGTATTTGTGAAAGACAGAAATGTGTGGATTGTAGTTCTTTTCATTCTGCTTAAAAGCATATACAAACAGTAATTGTTCTGTCTCTGAAGAAAATATCTctataaatacatgtttttagcGTTATTATTTTAGATATGACAGAAGGACTGATAGAACAATGTGCATATGAAATCTTGATACTGATACTGGTTTATAAGTTTTTTGGGgcgttttttgttgttttaagaaGGGCAAAATTTACGTGATTTTCACTTTTGACATATGGGGAGCAGGTATCTATGGGACTTGGTGAAACAGGAGAAATCAGATAAACATGCtctaaatatttctatttgttgggttttttcctcatgtcAGTAAAGGCTGTCAGAAAGCTCTAATAAATCAACCTACTTTGGATCCctaatttaacttaattttaagGTTGCAagatttattaattatttgtattttccagAAAATGTGCTCATGACATTGAAATAGTtgtatttctgctatttttttctcttcattagaaATGTTGAACACTTTGGAGAATTGgctgacagcttttttttaacagattccAAATAAGTCAGGTTCTTCTCTGCTATTTTTCATGTCTGCAAGTTGTgaaactgtgttttaaacatGCAGAATTTTATGGAATCACTTTCCCTTCTATCTACAGAGACTTTAATTCTTAATGATTCCCTTAACAAATAAAGTACTTTCACTGACTGAATTAAGACAATATAATTTTTGGAAGTTAATAAATTCATAAAATGTTACTTTAAGATGAATGTGATGGCATTTAGTGTGTTCCATGGTGTGGATCTTGACTTTATATATGGATTGTTGTTATACCTGTGTTACTTTAGTTGCTGGGAAGAGAATTATATTCTAGTTTTGAAGACTGTTAATGTGTATGTCTCTGTGTTGTGTGAAAGATAATTAGTATCAAAATACAGCTGAGGCAGCAATGTGTTGTGGCTGTTAGAGACAAACTGACTGTGGATTTCTATGTTAATACTAAGCCATGCATCATAACATGCTATTTAGAAAAGCCATCCCTTTTTGCATCTTGAAATTGTGATATGGCTAAGTTTTATCTACGCGGTTAAAAATATAGCACTGCAGGAAGTAACATCTACTGTTTTGGTGCCAAATAAAATGATCTTATTACTGTCTGAGTTAAGGTTTTCCCTGCAGTACTGTGCTGCTGTTGCCAGCTATTGACTGAAAGACATTCTTTGCAAAGGCACGTCCTTGCTTACAAGACAATACTCGCTAAAAATGACTAAGTAAACAAAAATGCAGTGTATTGGCATctgtattagaagaaaaaaaaacgccTAGTAGGGACTTAGATGTATAAATGAGtgtctgaaaaggagaaagattaaTGGAAATTAATATAAACCAGGACTGAAAGGGACTGTCATAGTTGCCACGTTCATCCCTCTGTCCTCAGACGAGATCAGCTCTCTCTCATGTGAACCTTTTTGTGAATTTTAATGAAGCATTTTGATTGATTGTGATTCTCTGCTTTTTCTATAGATTGTTTTTGTGGCAAATGCAAGTTTAGCATGTAATTTACTTTCTCATTTGAAAGGTCAGCTCCTATATGAATCTATTTGGTTCTAACCTGTTGGTTTGTCAGTGCTAGAAGTTGGTGTACTAGAACTGCTATCTGGAAAGAGTAACAGGGGTGTTGTACAGACAAATCTACCTCATTACAGTTTATTtccacaaataataataaaaaaaattacttatttaaatTGGGTTTTCTCATGGTAGAACTGAGGCTTCAACTTACACAAAATATTACtttctcttatttaaaaatagatgtgtgTTAATTCTCACTTCAAAACCTTACAGAGATATTTACGAGGGCTAACATGAGGAAGCTTGTCCCCAGTGGTTCCTTCTGAGATGCAGAAAGACTCTGGCACGTCTTGACTGAAGTTAGCCTATGTGAATTGTCCTTTAAGTAGTTCCCCCAAAATGCTGGTGTTAAATAAGAAAGAGGTATCTTACATCACTGCATGTTTCAAGCTCTTCATGTGGAAATTAGCCAAGTGCTGTATTCTATTCACGTATTTCTGTGGAAGCTCATTTTGTTTAAACAATTCTGCCAAACTGTTGGAAGGTTCCCCAAGTGGCAGGGAGCAAAGGTATTTGCTTAACCTTTAGCCCATGACCTTCCTATAGGGGCGGGTTATGTCTACAAAGGGCTGGATGTCTGTGGAAATAATCAAGGGAGTGTTGGACATTTTACCCCTTTAGTTGGAATATCCAGGTTCTGGTCCATGTCACTTGAAACAATGTCGTACTTGTGTCCAGCTGCTCAAGATGATACTTCAGACATGGGCTACTAAGCAGCTGTTGCTTGCTTCTATGTGGTCTGGCTTTGTGTTCAATAAACACTgtgctaatttttttctgttccttttatttGAAGTGGTTTGCCAAATCCAAGTTTTGATCATCTGAAAGAGCCTTTTGACACACCAGAATTTCACAGACTTTACAGAGGTGAGGGACCTGGGGCAGAGTCCTTATAAGAGAAACTTTAAATTTTTCCCTTTAGAGATATGCTAATGCTGCTCTGAGTGAACCTCATGTTCTTTGTTACACTTTAACATGAAGCTGAATTGAACTTTATTTCTTTCTAACATTTTTACCTGTGTTTCTGCATACTTTTTAAttggttttgcatttaattttctctcATGCTTGTCATGTCCTCTAAACAGCTCATGTTCTTCCAACATCTTTAATTCCAATGTTTGGTTCTTTGCTTTTCCCTTATTCTATAAAGAAGGAAACTAGTCTAGTAGATCAGGAGATCTGAACATGAGGCTTCATTAGCAAAAAGGTAGAGACCTCTGGCATGTCCTGTCTTCTCACAGAAAACTGCCAGGCCTTACTTCCTTGCATGCATCAGATTTTCCAATCTCTACAGCCATTTGAAAGCTTATGTcaagaaaaatacattgctttCCTTTTACACAGATAATTGTACTTTTGAGCAGTCTTTGATCTGGTGGATGCAGGAGTACCATCCATTTCCTGTGCAATCCTTATTTGTAAAACCTTTGTATAATTTTCAGGGATCCCTATCAAGAAGCTGGCAAACCCTCAACTTTCAAGACAGCCCTTGCAGATCGACTTTATGTGCAGGTGATGTGCTGAGTTCATTCAGGGTTGCCatggcagccttttttttttctttatccagaAAAAGACTGCTTTATCAGTAAACATCATACACTTTCACAGTACCCTGTGACTTTTGTCCAAGGGTCTCATAGCTGTTAGAAGCAGTAGATAGGTGCGCCCTGAAATCGGCAGTGTCATAGGCCCCTTGCGCATCTTTGTTCACTAATGCACTTTATCCTTCATCTTTAGGTATACCAGTATTTATTCCCTCCACcttctcaacatttttttttggcaaaaaattGTCCCTTCCAGACTGCATGGGGGCATGTAAT is a genomic window of Rissa tridactyla isolate bRisTri1 chromosome 8, bRisTri1.patW.cur.20221130, whole genome shotgun sequence containing:
- the MAGOH gene encoding protein mago nashi homolog — its product is MASDFYLRYYVGHKGKFGHEFLEFEFRPDGKLRYANNSNYKNDVMIRKEAYVHKSVMEELKRIIDDSEITKEDDALWPPPDRVGRQELEIVIGDEHISFTTSKIGSLIDVNQSKDPEGLRVFYYLVQDLKCLVFSLIGLHFKIKPI